One region of Pseudomonas glycinae genomic DNA includes:
- a CDS encoding GFA family protein, whose amino-acid sequence MTDLHSGGCHCGHIRYQFSGALHDIAHCHCSICRKVSGGIVTTWITLPAANFQWLTGKPSRYDSSTSCARFFCPNCGAQLALVTLLSPESIDLTIATLDHPERAAAERHIWTDSQLPWLHLDEHLPGEPEETI is encoded by the coding sequence ATGACTGACTTGCACAGCGGTGGCTGCCATTGCGGACATATCCGCTATCAGTTCAGCGGAGCGTTGCACGACATCGCCCATTGTCATTGTTCGATCTGTCGAAAGGTCAGCGGCGGCATCGTCACCACCTGGATCACGTTGCCGGCGGCGAACTTCCAGTGGCTGACAGGGAAACCTTCGCGCTACGACTCCTCGACGAGTTGCGCACGGTTCTTCTGTCCGAACTGCGGGGCACAACTGGCGCTGGTGACGTTGCTCAGCCCCGAGAGCATCGATCTGACCATCGCCACGCTGGATCACCCGGAGCGGGCCGCCGCCGAGCGGCACATTTGGACCGACAGCCAGTTGCCATGGCTGCACCTGGACGAGCATTTGCCTGGCGAACCCGAAGAAACCATCTGA
- a CDS encoding DOPA 4,5-dioxygenase family protein has product MQTIKGYHAHVYYDASTIKQARALCEQAAALFPLKMGRMHERPVGPHPDWSCQLAFGPELIGDVLPWLALNRKGLVVFLHPDTGDDLLDHTEHAIWMGAMRPLDLSIF; this is encoded by the coding sequence ATGCAGACGATCAAGGGTTATCACGCCCACGTTTATTACGACGCCAGCACGATCAAACAGGCGCGGGCGCTTTGTGAGCAGGCAGCAGCGCTGTTTCCATTGAAGATGGGCCGCATGCACGAACGCCCGGTGGGCCCGCACCCGGACTGGAGCTGCCAGCTGGCCTTCGGCCCGGAGCTGATCGGCGACGTGCTGCCGTGGCTGGCGCTCAATCGCAAGGGTTTGGTGGTGTTCCTGCACCCGGACACCGGCGATGACTTGCTCGATCACACCGAACACGCGATCTGGATGGGCGCGATGCGGCCGCTGGATCTGTCTATTTTTTAA
- a CDS encoding NAD(P)-dependent oxidoreductase, producing MKNAETPAVKVVLYGAMSSLGSALMAELLRRQHEVIAILDDLTALAPRPGLRTKSGDLLDAERVNQSVAGSSAVICLLNAPGLPLSSDHVEKSVVLGPVEQVLAVDALIDGLHAANVSRLFVIGEFEALDDPENADPLQRHAAQEVREALQSSPLHWTLVNAPRSVAGLTIEHFSQVGRTLEPGLAEPLERLNRVAVGIADELRLNLHLRQHVDFVAAS from the coding sequence ATGAAAAATGCCGAAACCCCGGCGGTGAAAGTGGTGCTCTATGGTGCCATGAGTAGCCTGGGCAGTGCGTTGATGGCTGAACTGCTGCGTCGCCAGCACGAAGTCATCGCGATCCTCGACGATCTGACGGCGCTCGCCCCACGGCCGGGGCTGCGCACCAAAAGCGGCGATCTGCTCGATGCCGAGCGGGTCAACCAGAGCGTGGCCGGCAGCTCGGCAGTGATCTGCCTGCTCAATGCGCCGGGCTTGCCGCTGAGCAGTGATCATGTCGAGAAATCCGTGGTGTTGGGGCCGGTGGAGCAGGTGCTGGCAGTGGATGCGCTGATCGATGGACTGCACGCGGCGAACGTCTCGCGGCTGTTTGTCATCGGCGAATTCGAAGCCCTGGACGATCCGGAAAATGCCGACCCGTTGCAACGCCACGCCGCTCAAGAGGTACGCGAAGCCCTGCAAAGCAGCCCGCTGCACTGGACGCTGGTGAATGCACCGCGCAGCGTGGCCGGGCTGACGATCGAGCATTTCAGTCAGGTCGGCCGCACGCTTGAACCGGGTCTGGCCGAACCGCTGGAGCGCCTGAACCGGGTGGCGGTGGGCATTGCCGATGAGCTGCGGCTGAATTTGCATCTGCGTCAGCACGTGGATTTTGTTGCTGCTTCCTGA
- a CDS encoding choline sulfate utilization transcriptional regulator, protein MYEALGDLSLDLLRAFEAAARHRSFTAAAVELGTTQPAISQQIKRLEEQLGTRLFDRIYRGIELTEVGSILFEQVTLGLQNIDAGLGAISTQQQHEVLQVATDFAFAAYWLMPRLHRFHEAYPQVDVSLVTSERNHNMLRPDIDVAVLFGDGRFKQGESHWLFSEEVFPVCSPQLLKDRPLPLPAQALMEFPLLHLRGENSSNWFDWSGLFRALNISAPPAPGQLRFDNYTLLIQAAIGGQGVAIGWRHLVDNLLTQGLLCRPIAETTLSRLGYYVVLPQRKRRGALIQTFVDWLMAEQASSAESLAGLPLPSIAV, encoded by the coding sequence ATGTATGAAGCCCTCGGTGATTTGTCGCTGGATCTGCTGCGCGCCTTCGAGGCGGCGGCCCGTCATCGTAGTTTCACCGCTGCGGCGGTGGAGCTTGGTACGACGCAACCGGCGATCAGTCAGCAGATCAAACGGCTGGAGGAACAGCTCGGAACGCGGCTGTTCGACCGCATCTACCGGGGCATCGAACTGACCGAGGTCGGATCGATCCTGTTCGAGCAAGTTACCCTCGGTTTGCAGAATATCGACGCAGGATTAGGCGCGATCAGCACGCAGCAGCAACATGAAGTACTGCAGGTCGCCACCGATTTCGCCTTCGCTGCGTATTGGCTGATGCCGCGCCTGCACCGCTTCCATGAAGCTTATCCACAGGTGGACGTGAGCCTGGTCACCAGCGAGCGCAATCACAACATGCTGCGCCCGGATATCGACGTTGCCGTGCTATTCGGCGACGGTCGCTTCAAACAGGGCGAAAGTCACTGGTTGTTCAGCGAAGAAGTGTTTCCGGTGTGCAGCCCGCAACTGCTCAAGGATCGCCCGCTGCCCTTGCCGGCCCAGGCATTGATGGAGTTTCCGCTGCTGCACCTGCGCGGGGAAAACAGCAGCAACTGGTTCGACTGGAGCGGTCTGTTCCGCGCGCTGAACATCAGCGCGCCGCCAGCCCCGGGCCAGTTGCGCTTCGACAATTACACTTTGTTGATTCAAGCGGCGATTGGCGGTCAGGGCGTGGCAATTGGCTGGCGGCACCTTGTGGATAACTTGCTCACCCAGGGTTTGTTGTGCCGACCGATAGCCGAAACCACCCTGTCGCGCCTCGGTTATTACGTGGTGCTGCCGCAACGCAAACGCCGGGGCGCGTTGATCCAGACGTTTGTGGATTGGCTGATGGCCGAACAGGCGAGCAGCGCCGAATCCTTGGCCGGACTTCCGCTGCCGTCGATTGCGGTGTAA
- the betC gene encoding choline-sulfatase: MKRKNILFIMADQMAAPMLPFYGPSPIKLPNLSRLAEQGVVFDAAYCNSPLCAPSRFTLVSGQLPSKIGAYDNAADFPADIPTYAHYLRRLGYRTALSGKMHFCGPDQLHGYEERLTSDIYPADYGWAVNWDEPDVRPSWYHNMSSVLQAGPCVRTNQLDFDEEVVFKAQQYLFDHIREDGDQPFCLTVSMTHPHDPYTIPKAFWDLYDDADIPLPTTPDQHSLDPHSQRLLKVYDLWDKPLPVDKIRDARRAYFGACSYIDANVGKLLQTLEDCGLMDDTVIVFSGDHGDMLGDKGLWYKMHWYEMAARVPLLISAPGQFKSGRVSAAVSTADLLPTFVELAGGSLEPNLPLDGRSLVPHLNGQGGHDEVFGEYMAEGTVSPLMMIRRGAYKFIYSETDPCLLFDVDNDPREQEELSQSPQHRQLFDDFLAEARAKWDIPAIHREVLESQRRRRFVAEALTIGKLKSWDHQPLVDASQQYMRNHIDLDDLERKARYPQPCQNQ, encoded by the coding sequence ATGAAGCGCAAGAACATTCTTTTCATCATGGCCGATCAAATGGCCGCGCCAATGTTGCCGTTCTACGGCCCGTCGCCAATCAAACTGCCGAATCTCAGCCGCCTCGCCGAACAAGGCGTGGTGTTCGATGCCGCGTACTGCAACAGCCCGCTGTGCGCACCGTCGCGTTTTACCTTGGTCAGCGGGCAGTTGCCGAGCAAGATCGGCGCCTACGACAACGCCGCCGATTTCCCCGCCGACATTCCCACCTACGCCCATTACCTGCGCCGCCTCGGTTACCGCACCGCGCTCTCCGGCAAGATGCACTTCTGCGGCCCCGATCAACTGCACGGTTACGAAGAGCGACTGACTAGTGATATCTACCCGGCCGACTACGGCTGGGCGGTGAACTGGGATGAGCCCGACGTGCGGCCGAGCTGGTATCACAACATGTCTTCGGTGTTGCAGGCTGGGCCGTGCGTGCGCACCAACCAGCTCGACTTCGACGAAGAGGTGGTGTTCAAGGCTCAGCAATATCTGTTCGACCATATTCGCGAGGATGGCGACCAGCCGTTCTGCCTGACCGTGTCGATGACTCACCCGCACGATCCGTACACGATTCCCAAGGCATTCTGGGATTTGTACGACGATGCGGATATCCCGCTTCCGACGACGCCGGATCAGCATTCACTCGATCCGCATTCCCAGCGTTTGCTCAAGGTCTACGACCTTTGGGACAAGCCGCTACCTGTGGATAAGATTCGCGACGCGCGCCGTGCCTACTTCGGTGCTTGCAGCTATATCGACGCCAACGTCGGCAAACTTCTGCAAACCCTCGAAGATTGCGGGCTGATGGATGACACCGTCATCGTGTTTTCCGGTGACCATGGCGACATGCTCGGCGACAAGGGCCTCTGGTACAAAATGCACTGGTACGAAATGGCCGCTCGCGTGCCCCTGTTGATAAGTGCACCCGGTCAGTTCAAATCGGGCCGTGTCAGCGCTGCAGTCTCCACCGCCGACCTGTTGCCGACCTTCGTCGAGCTGGCGGGCGGCAGCCTGGAACCGAATCTGCCGCTGGACGGCCGCTCGCTGGTTCCGCACCTGAACGGGCAGGGCGGTCACGACGAAGTGTTCGGTGAATACATGGCCGAAGGCACCGTCAGCCCGCTGATGATGATCCGGCGTGGCGCCTACAAATTTATCTACAGCGAAACCGACCCTTGCCTACTCTTCGATGTGGATAACGATCCACGCGAGCAGGAAGAACTCAGCCAATCGCCACAACATCGCCAACTGTTCGACGATTTTCTCGCCGAAGCGCGGGCCAAGTGGGACATCCCGGCAATCCACCGCGAAGTCCTCGAGAGCCAACGCCGTCGGCGTTTCGTCGCCGAGGCGCTGACGATCGGCAAACTGAAGAGCTGGGATCACCAGCCGCTGGTGGACGCCAGTCAGCAATACATGCGCAACCACATCGACCTCGATGACCTGGAGCGCAAGGCCCGTTATCCACAACCCTGCCAAAACCAATAA
- the choX gene encoding choline ABC transporter substrate-binding protein produces the protein MVKLSTVVTVSLLALGSASAFAESCDTVKMADPGWSDIAATNAITGFLLDGMGYKAKVDTLAVPITFGGLKDGQVDVFLGNWMPAQQGFYDKFVATGDVTQLAKNLDGTEFTLAVPDYVWDAGVHNFADLNKYADKFEKKIYGIGSGAPANISLQEIIKKNDFDLGQWKLIESSEQAMLAEVSRAVKKQKFVTFLGWTPHPMNVQLKMHYLKGGEKYFGDTGSVYTLTRKGYAEACPNVGKLLTNLAFTQEMENSIMAEVVNKKVSNAEAAKAWIKANPAVLDKWLDGVKTVDGKDALAAVKSKL, from the coding sequence ATGGTCAAGTTATCCACAGTCGTGACGGTCAGTCTGCTGGCACTGGGCAGCGCATCCGCGTTCGCCGAGAGCTGCGACACGGTGAAAATGGCCGATCCCGGCTGGAGCGACATCGCCGCGACCAACGCCATCACCGGGTTTCTGCTCGATGGCATGGGCTACAAGGCCAAGGTCGACACCCTCGCGGTGCCGATCACCTTCGGCGGCTTGAAGGATGGACAGGTCGACGTGTTCCTCGGCAACTGGATGCCGGCGCAGCAGGGCTTCTACGACAAGTTCGTCGCCACGGGTGACGTCACGCAACTGGCGAAGAACCTCGACGGCACCGAATTCACCCTGGCCGTGCCGGATTACGTGTGGGACGCGGGTGTGCATAACTTTGCCGACCTGAATAAGTACGCCGATAAATTCGAGAAGAAGATCTACGGCATCGGCTCCGGCGCGCCGGCGAACATCTCGCTGCAAGAGATCATCAAGAAGAACGACTTCGACCTGGGCCAGTGGAAGCTGATCGAGTCCAGCGAACAGGCGATGCTGGCCGAAGTCTCGCGGGCGGTGAAGAAACAGAAATTCGTCACCTTCCTCGGCTGGACCCCGCACCCGATGAACGTGCAGCTGAAAATGCATTACCTCAAGGGCGGCGAGAAATACTTCGGCGACACCGGCAGCGTCTACACCCTGACCCGCAAGGGTTACGCCGAAGCCTGTCCGAATGTGGGTAAATTGCTGACCAATCTTGCGTTCACTCAGGAGATGGAGAACAGCATCATGGCCGAGGTGGTGAACAAGAAGGTCAGCAATGCGGAGGCGGCGAAGGCTTGGATCAAGGCGAATCCGGCGGTGTTGGACAAGTGGCTTGATGGTGTGAAGACCGTGGACGGCAAAGATGCGTTGGCGGCCGTTAAGTCCAAACTGTAA
- a CDS encoding SulP family inorganic anion transporter, which produces MTLPSRRSLFPFLTWLPRQTRASVGRDLVVGLSGAILALPQSIAYALIAGLPPEYGLYAAIVPVLIACLWGSSWHLICGPTAAISIVLFASVSPLAVPASQDYITLILLLTFLAGIFQWLLGLLRFGALVNFVSHSVVLGFTLGAAVVIAIGQLPNLLGLDLPAKATALTSLMDLLRHLGAVDKPSLVLGVATVVVGALLKQWLPRWPTLLMTLVLGSLVVWLWPAMFGHVQLVSAFVGRLPPFSGLPLDMDLILRLLPSAVAVGMLGLVTSLSIARSISARSQQLLDANQEVRAQGLSNIVGAFFSGSLSAGSFTRSGLSYEAGACSPLAGVFSALWVALFAIFGAGLIAHIPIPAMAGSILLIAWGLVDHRGIRALLRVSRAEFVVMSLTCVATLLLELQTAIYAGVLASLFFYLKRTSQPRVQHWRDGEDDVLRVGGSIFFGASHYLQVRLQRMHGARVVIEAQQINFIDYSGVEMLHQEARRLLRQDRSLTLRQARPQVVEELRKLEGPEKCPIRFED; this is translated from the coding sequence ATGACCCTCCCCAGCCGTCGCTCACTTTTCCCCTTCCTGACCTGGCTGCCCCGGCAGACCCGCGCCAGCGTCGGGCGGGACCTGGTCGTCGGGCTCAGCGGGGCGATTCTCGCGTTGCCCCAGTCGATTGCCTACGCCCTGATCGCCGGTCTCCCACCGGAATACGGGCTCTACGCCGCCATCGTTCCGGTGTTGATCGCCTGCCTGTGGGGTTCGTCGTGGCATCTGATCTGCGGGCCGACGGCAGCGATTTCGATTGTGCTGTTCGCCAGTGTCAGTCCGTTGGCCGTGCCTGCGTCACAGGACTACATCACCCTGATCCTGCTGCTGACCTTCCTTGCCGGAATTTTCCAGTGGCTGCTCGGCCTGTTGCGCTTCGGCGCGCTGGTGAATTTCGTCTCACATTCCGTAGTGCTGGGTTTCACCCTCGGCGCGGCAGTGGTGATCGCCATCGGTCAATTGCCGAACCTGCTGGGACTGGATCTGCCAGCCAAAGCGACGGCACTGACCAGCCTGATGGATCTGCTGCGCCACCTCGGGGCTGTGGATAAACCGTCACTGGTCCTCGGGGTGGCGACGGTGGTGGTCGGCGCGTTGCTCAAACAATGGCTGCCACGCTGGCCGACGCTGTTGATGACCTTGGTCCTCGGCAGTCTGGTGGTGTGGCTGTGGCCGGCGATGTTCGGCCATGTTCAACTGGTCAGCGCGTTTGTCGGGCGCCTGCCGCCGTTCAGCGGATTGCCGCTGGATATGGACCTGATCCTGCGCCTGCTGCCCAGCGCCGTGGCGGTGGGCATGCTCGGGCTGGTCACCAGCCTGTCGATTGCCCGTTCAATTTCCGCACGCTCGCAACAGCTGCTCGACGCCAACCAGGAAGTCCGCGCGCAGGGTCTTTCGAACATTGTCGGGGCGTTCTTTTCGGGATCGTTGTCCGCCGGCTCGTTCACCCGTTCCGGGCTGAGTTATGAGGCCGGGGCCTGCTCGCCGCTGGCCGGGGTGTTCTCGGCGTTGTGGGTGGCGTTGTTCGCGATTTTCGGTGCCGGGCTGATCGCGCACATTCCGATTCCGGCCATGGCCGGCAGCATTCTGCTGATCGCCTGGGGACTGGTGGATCATCGCGGCATTCGCGCGCTGTTGCGGGTCAGCCGGGCGGAATTCGTGGTGATGAGCCTGACCTGCGTTGCCACGTTGCTGCTGGAGTTGCAGACGGCCATCTATGCCGGCGTGCTGGCCTCGCTGTTTTTCTACCTCAAGCGCACTTCTCAGCCGAGAGTGCAGCACTGGCGCGATGGCGAAGACGATGTGTTGCGGGTCGGCGGGTCGATCTTTTTCGGCGCCAGCCACTATCTGCAAGTGCGCTTGCAACGGATGCATGGCGCGCGGGTGGTGATCGAGGCGCAACAGATCAACTTCATCGACTATTCAGGCGTGGAAATGCTCCATCAGGAAGCCCGGCGCCTGTTGCGCCAGGATCGCAGCTTGACCTTGCGTCAGGCGCGACCGCAGGTGGTGGAGGAATTGCGCAAGCTCGAAGGGCCGGAGAAGTGCCCGATCCGATTTGAGGATTGA
- the aroE gene encoding shikimate dehydrogenase: protein MDRYVVFGNPIGHSKSPMIHKLFAEQTGQSLDYSTLLAPLDDFSGCATAFFQEGRGANVTVPFKEDAYRLANSLTARAERAGAVNTLSKLADGSLLGDNTDGAGLVRDLTVNAGFSLTGKRILLLGAGGAVRGALEPLLAEKPASVIIANRTVDKAELLAELFCDLGPVSASGYDWLREPVDVIINATSASLTGDVPPIAPSLIEPGKTLCYDMMYGKEPTAFCRWASEHGAGVVMDGLGMLAEQAAEAFFLWRGVRPDTAPVLAELRRQLAL from the coding sequence ATGGATCGTTACGTCGTTTTCGGTAACCCGATCGGCCACAGCAAGTCGCCGATGATTCACAAACTGTTCGCCGAACAGACCGGGCAAAGCCTCGACTACAGCACCCTGCTGGCGCCGCTCGACGATTTTTCCGGCTGCGCCACGGCGTTTTTCCAGGAAGGTCGCGGTGCCAACGTGACCGTGCCGTTCAAGGAAGATGCTTATCGCCTGGCCAACAGCCTGACCGCCCGCGCCGAACGCGCGGGTGCGGTGAACACTCTGAGCAAACTGGCTGACGGCAGCCTGCTCGGCGATAACACCGACGGCGCCGGGCTGGTGCGGGACCTGACGGTCAACGCCGGGTTCAGCCTCACCGGCAAACGCATTCTGCTGCTTGGCGCCGGTGGCGCGGTGCGCGGTGCGCTGGAGCCGTTGCTGGCGGAAAAACCGGCCTCGGTGATCATCGCCAACCGCACAGTGGACAAGGCCGAGCTGCTGGCCGAACTGTTCTGCGATCTGGGACCGGTGTCGGCCAGTGGTTACGACTGGTTGCGCGAGCCGGTGGACGTGATCATCAACGCCACGTCTGCCAGCCTCACCGGCGACGTGCCGCCGATTGCCCCAAGCCTGATCGAGCCCGGCAAAACCCTGTGCTACGACATGATGTATGGCAAGGAACCGACCGCGTTCTGCCGTTGGGCCAGCGAGCACGGCGCAGGCGTGGTGATGGATGGCTTGGGGATGCTGGCGGAGCAGGCTGCCGAGGCGTTTTTCCTGTGGCGTGGCGTGCGTCCCGACACGGCGCCAGTGCTGGCTGAGCTACGCCGCCAACTGGCACTTTAA
- the hemF gene encoding oxygen-dependent coproporphyrinogen oxidase translates to MTTRTDAVKAYLLDLQDRICAALETEDGGTRFVEDAWTRPAGGGGRTRVIENGTVIEKGGVNFSHVFGSGLPPSASAHRPELAGRGFEALGVSLVIHPHNPHVPTSHANVRFFIAEKEGEEPVWWFGGGFDLTPYYGNEEDCIHWHRVAEQACAPFGPDVYPRYKAWCDTYFHIKHRHEPRGIGGLFFDDLNEWDFDTSFAFMRAIGDAYIDAYLPILQRRKNDAFTAKQREFQEFRRGRYVEFNLVYDRGTLFGLQSGGRTESILMSLPPQVRWAYDWKAEPGSEEARLTEYFLQDRDWLAQA, encoded by the coding sequence ATGACGACCCGCACCGACGCCGTAAAGGCCTATCTGCTCGACCTGCAAGACCGCATCTGCGCCGCGCTGGAAACTGAAGACGGCGGCACGCGCTTCGTCGAAGACGCCTGGACCCGTCCAGCCGGCGGTGGCGGTCGGACCCGGGTGATCGAGAACGGCACTGTGATCGAAAAGGGCGGCGTCAACTTTTCCCATGTCTTCGGCAGCGGTTTGCCACCGTCTGCCAGCGCCCATCGGCCGGAGCTGGCCGGGCGTGGTTTCGAAGCCCTCGGCGTGTCGCTGGTGATCCACCCGCACAATCCGCATGTACCGACGTCCCACGCCAACGTGCGTTTTTTCATCGCCGAGAAGGAAGGTGAAGAGCCGGTCTGGTGGTTCGGCGGTGGCTTTGACCTGACCCCGTATTACGGCAACGAAGAAGACTGCATCCATTGGCACCGCGTCGCAGAGCAGGCTTGCGCGCCGTTCGGCCCGGACGTCTACCCGCGCTACAAGGCCTGGTGCGACACCTACTTCCACATCAAGCATCGCCACGAACCGCGCGGCATCGGCGGCCTGTTTTTCGATGACCTGAACGAGTGGGATTTCGACACCAGTTTCGCCTTCATGCGCGCCATCGGCGATGCGTACATCGACGCTTACCTGCCGATCTTGCAGCGCCGCAAGAACGACGCCTTCACCGCCAAACAGCGCGAGTTCCAGGAATTCCGCCGTGGCCGCTACGTCGAATTCAACCTGGTTTACGACCGTGGCACCCTGTTCGGCCTGCAATCGGGCGGGCGTACCGAGTCGATCCTGATGTCGCTGCCGCCGCAAGTGCGCTGGGCCTACGACTGGAAAGCCGAGCCGGGCAGCGAAGAAGCGCGCCTGACCGAGTACTTCCTGCAAGACCGCGACTGGCTGGCCCAGGCCTGA
- a CDS encoding NADPH:quinone reductase, whose protein sequence is MAKRIQFRAHGGPEVLEYVDYQPAEPGPQQVRVSNKAIGLNFIDTYYRSGLYAPPALPSGVGAEGAGIVEAVGSEVTRFKVGDRVAYGSGPLGAYSDVHVLPEANLVHLPDVISFETAAGVMLKGLTVQYLLRQTYELKGGETILFHAAAGGVGLLACQWAKALGVKLIGTVSSKAKADLAKAHGAWETIDYSHENVAQRVLELTDGKKVPVVYDGVGKDTWPASLDSVAPRGLLVSFGNASGAVDGVNLGILAAKGSLYVTRPTLATYANNAENLQRMADELFGMITSGKLKVDISQRYPLADAAKAQTELSARRTTGSTVLLP, encoded by the coding sequence ATGGCCAAGCGAATCCAGTTCCGCGCCCACGGCGGCCCCGAAGTGCTCGAGTACGTTGACTATCAACCGGCCGAACCCGGTCCGCAGCAGGTTCGCGTGAGCAACAAGGCCATCGGCCTGAACTTCATCGACACCTACTACCGCAGCGGTCTGTACGCGCCACCGGCGTTGCCGTCGGGCGTGGGTGCGGAAGGCGCCGGCATTGTCGAGGCGGTGGGCAGCGAGGTCACGCGGTTCAAGGTCGGTGATCGTGTGGCGTACGGCAGCGGCCCGTTGGGCGCGTACAGCGACGTCCACGTTCTGCCGGAAGCGAATCTGGTGCACCTGCCGGACGTCATCAGCTTCGAAACCGCCGCCGGCGTGATGCTCAAGGGCCTGACCGTGCAGTACCTGCTGCGCCAGACCTATGAACTCAAGGGTGGCGAAACCATTCTGTTCCACGCGGCGGCCGGCGGTGTCGGCCTGCTTGCCTGCCAATGGGCCAAGGCCCTGGGCGTGAAGCTGATCGGCACCGTCAGCTCGAAAGCCAAAGCCGATCTGGCCAAGGCCCATGGCGCTTGGGAAACCATCGACTACAGCCACGAAAATGTCGCCCAACGGGTGCTGGAATTGACCGACGGGAAAAAAGTCCCGGTGGTCTACGACGGCGTCGGCAAGGACACCTGGCCGGCGTCGCTGGACAGCGTGGCGCCCCGTGGCCTGTTGGTGAGCTTCGGCAACGCCTCGGGTGCGGTGGACGGGGTGAACCTGGGGATTCTGGCGGCGAAAGGTTCGCTGTACGTCACCCGGCCGACCCTGGCGACCTACGCCAACAACGCCGAGAACCTGCAGCGCATGGCGGATGAGCTGTTCGGGATGATCACCAGCGGCAAGCTGAAAGTGGACATCAGCCAGCGTTATCCACTGGCTGACGCGGCGAAAGCGCAAACCGAGCTGTCGGCGCGGCGCACGACAGGTTCGACTGTTTTACTGCCTTAA
- a CDS encoding L-threonylcarbamoyladenylate synthase, whose amino-acid sequence MVNSWRVQQAAREIRAGAVIAYPTEAVWGLGCDPWNEEAVDRLLAIKNRSVDKGLILVADNIRQFDFLFEDFPQDWIDRMASTWPGPNTWLVPHQNLLPEWVTGVHDTVALRVSDHPQVRDLCSLVGPLISTSANPQGRPAARTRLRVEQYFRGQVDLVLGGALGGRKNPSLIRDLATGNIVRPA is encoded by the coding sequence ATGGTCAACAGTTGGCGTGTGCAACAAGCCGCACGAGAGATTCGCGCCGGGGCGGTGATTGCCTATCCAACCGAAGCCGTCTGGGGGCTGGGGTGCGATCCTTGGAATGAAGAAGCGGTGGATCGTCTGTTGGCGATCAAGAACCGTTCGGTGGACAAGGGGTTGATCCTGGTCGCCGACAACATTCGTCAGTTCGATTTTCTGTTCGAGGATTTCCCCCAGGACTGGATCGACCGCATGGCCAGCACCTGGCCGGGCCCGAACACCTGGCTGGTGCCGCACCAGAACCTGCTGCCGGAGTGGGTGACCGGGGTGCATGACACCGTGGCGCTGCGGGTCAGCGATCATCCGCAGGTGCGGGATCTGTGCTCGCTGGTGGGACCGTTGATTTCGACGTCGGCCAATCCGCAAGGGCGGCCGGCAGCGCGCACGCGCTTGCGGGTCGAGCAGTATTTCCGTGGTCAGGTCGATCTGGTGCTCGGCGGAGCGCTTGGCGGTCGCAAGAACCCGAGTCTGATTCGGGATCTGGCCACCGGCAATATCGTGCGCCCGGCCTGA